A single region of the Lotus japonicus ecotype B-129 chromosome 4, LjGifu_v1.2 genome encodes:
- the LOC130714901 gene encoding uncharacterized protein LOC130714901 — translation MAVNLGNLALLLDIASPRSLISERKPRLAGADALLSLPLKRDSACSCSYPSDGELSRSRVVVARGKKSNSEKNGVDFNASDEDGGFWDGDEWKKEMRRRVGEFEERRELEKMAEELQNQVDDDGEEGKEETEEEKRMRVKKELEKVAKEQAERRATAQLMFDLGQKAYGRGMYGRAIEFLEGALTIIPRPTLFGGEICIWLAMAYEANNRHKDCIALYQQLEKTHPCISIQRQAAELRYILQAPKLKISQEEMVTIPLIGSSYDSYAGTWSDKYKDKDRKSGPVTNQLPWSKDYLADFLVWKPPSGLEKNRALWIGLTIWLGLLGAAVFIQR, via the exons ATGGCTGTGAATCTGGGAAACCTAGCACTGTTACTCGACATAGCTTCACCGCGAAGCTTGATCTCGGAGAGAAAACCTCGCCTCGCCGGCGCGGACGCGCTTCTGAGCTTGCCGTTAAAGAGGGACTCCGCCTGCAGCTGCAGTTACCCTTCCGACGGAGAGTTGTCGCGGAGCCGCGTGGTGGTGGCGCGTGGGAAGAAGTCGAATTCGGAGAAGAACGGCGTCGACTTCAACGCGAGTGACGAGGATGGAGGGTTTTGGGATGGGGATGAGTGGAAGAAGGAAATGCGGCGGCGAGTTGGTGAGTTTGAGGAGAGGAGAGAGCTGGAGAAGATGGCGGAGGAGTTGCAGAATCaggttgatgatgatggtgaagaAGGTAAGGAGGagactgaagaagagaagaggatgaGAGTGAAGAAAGAGCTTGAGAAG GTGGCTAAGGAGCAGGCGGAGCGAAGGGCCACGGCTCAGTTGATGTTTGATTTGGGCCAAAAAGCTTATGGAAGAGGCATGTATGGACGTGCCATCGAGTTTCTTGAAGGGGCACTCACTATCATTCCCAGACCTACATTATTTGGTGGTGAG ATTTGCATATGGCTGGCTATGGCTTATGAGGCTAATAACCGCCATAAAGATTGCATTGCTCTGTACCAGCAATTAGAAAAGACTCACCCGTGTATTAGCATTCAACGCCAAGCTGCAGAGCTTCGATACATTTTGCAAGCACCAAAGCTCAAGATATCGCAGGAGGAAATGGTGACTATTCCCTTGATTGGTTCTAGTTATGACAG TTATGCGGGAACATGGAGCGATAAATACAAGGACAAGGATCGAAAAAGTGGACCAGTCACCAATCAGCTTCCATGGTCTAAAGATTACCTTGCTGACTTTCTTGTATGGAAACCTCCCTCTGGGTTAGAGAAAAATCGAGCTTTGTGGATTGGTTTGACAATTTGGTTGGGATTACTTGGAGCTGCTGTCTTTATTCAAAGATGA
- the LOC130714916 gene encoding 60S ribosomal protein L27a-3-like produces MTTRFKKNRKKRGHVSAGHGRIGKHRKHPGGRGNAGGMHHHRILFDKYHPGYFGKVGMRYFHKLRNQFHCPIVNVEKLWSLLPQEAKDKAAKSKGTAPVVDVTQYGFFKVLGKGVLPENQPLVVKAKLISKIAEKKIKEAGGAVLLTA; encoded by the coding sequence atgacaACCCGCTTCAAGAAGAACCGTAAGAAGCGTGGCCACGTGAGCGCCGGCCACGGCCGTATCGGAAAGCACCGCAAGCATCCCGGAGGAAGGGGAAACGCCGGTGGCATGCACCACCACCGCATCCTCTTCGACAAGTACCATCCTGGTTACTTCGGCAAGGTCGGTATGCGCTACTTCCACAAGCTCCGGAACCAGTTCCATTGCCCGATCGTCAACGTCGAGAAGCTCTGGTCTCTCCTGCCGCAAGAGGCGAAGGACAAGGCCGCGAAATCCAAGGGCACCGCACCTGTCGTCGATGTCACGCAGTATGGTTTCTTCAAGGTTCTCGGCAAAGGTGTCCTCCCTGAGAATCAGCCACTTGTTGTGAAGGCTAAGCTGATTTCCAAGATCGCTGAGAAGAAGATCAAAGAGGCTGGTGGCGCTGTTCTTCTTACTGCTTAG